In the Bifidobacterium catenulatum PV20-2 genome, one interval contains:
- a CDS encoding ABC transporter substrate-binding protein → MSDATHFPAHTTNRTTTHASAHATRLLGKSMAAIIAAGMLAGTTACGAMPTAYEIAGISPTGATTTCPVDTNDDFTGTIRIAWQSIPNADLIVKDLGLLEACMPKATIQWNQFNSGGDVIQAFGSRSIDIGLAGSSPSVRAVSAPLSLPVKIVWIHDVIGEAESLVTNVESAKTIKDLAGKNIAVPFGSTSHFSLLSALSKAGMSETSVNLINLDPDKMAGAWNRKEIDAAWVWDPVLSKLKAADGHIVTSSAETAKSGSATYDMEIASTDFITANPGAMKTWTAVEDYAAGLLKTKPDSSAEAIASQLGTAKKDVLTQMKGYTYPQAKAQSESFHGELPAILKSTAKFLKSQNSLDTVNDTYETALYTDAIDAVAE, encoded by the coding sequence ATGAGCGACGCAACCCACTTCCCGGCGCACACCACGAACCGCACCACAACCCACGCTTCGGCGCACGCCACACGACTGCTCGGCAAAAGCATGGCCGCCATAATCGCGGCCGGCATGCTGGCCGGCACCACGGCCTGCGGAGCCATGCCGACGGCCTACGAAATCGCCGGCATCTCCCCCACCGGCGCCACAACCACCTGCCCGGTCGACACCAACGACGACTTCACCGGAACCATCCGCATCGCATGGCAATCCATTCCGAACGCCGATCTGATCGTCAAGGATCTCGGCCTGCTAGAAGCCTGCATGCCGAAAGCCACCATCCAATGGAACCAGTTCAATTCCGGCGGCGACGTGATCCAAGCCTTCGGCTCCCGCTCGATCGACATCGGCCTGGCGGGATCAAGCCCCTCGGTCCGCGCGGTTTCCGCACCGCTGAGCCTGCCGGTGAAAATCGTATGGATCCATGACGTCATCGGCGAGGCCGAATCGCTGGTGACCAATGTCGAATCCGCCAAAACCATCAAGGATCTCGCAGGCAAGAACATCGCGGTCCCCTTCGGCTCCACCTCGCATTTCAGCCTGCTGAGCGCGCTGAGCAAAGCGGGAATGAGCGAAACCAGCGTGAACCTCATCAACCTCGATCCCGACAAAATGGCCGGCGCATGGAATCGCAAGGAAATCGACGCGGCCTGGGTGTGGGATCCCGTGCTTTCCAAACTGAAGGCCGCCGACGGGCACATCGTGACATCCAGCGCCGAAACCGCCAAAAGCGGCTCCGCGACGTACGACATGGAAATCGCATCCACCGACTTCATCACGGCGAACCCCGGCGCGATGAAAACCTGGACCGCCGTCGAAGACTATGCCGCGGGCCTGCTGAAAACCAAGCCGGACAGCTCCGCCGAAGCCATCGCATCCCAGCTGGGCACCGCCAAAAAGGACGTGCTCACGCAGATGAAGGGATACACCTATCCGCAGGCCAAGGCGCAAAGCGAATCGTTCCACGGCGAACTGCCCGCCATCCTCAAATCCACAGCGAAATTCCTCAAATCGCAGAACAGCCTGGACACCGTGAACGACACCTATGAAACGGCGCTGTACACCGACGCCATCGACGCCGTGGCGGAATGA
- a CDS encoding ABC transporter ATP-binding protein — protein sequence MNANDMTWSELTEKQTMAAQGIAVDIRGVNKRYTTQENAEVTALHDINLQIKEHDFICVVGRSGCGKTTLLNMLAGFEKPSDGEIVAQGRKVDGPSPRRGVVFQKPPLYPWLTVRKNVEFGMRMQGVKPTERAQIAEHYLELVGLKDAAERRPYELSGGMQQRAQIARVLATDPDVILMDEPYGALDALTRERLQNELLRIWEEKKKTVFFITHSVDEAIFLATRVIVMSAHPGTIKMDIPIDIPCDLDDPDNMEKMRKHPDFAKLREQITTAIYEQDDQD from the coding sequence ATGAACGCCAACGACATGACATGGAGCGAACTGACCGAGAAGCAGACCATGGCGGCGCAGGGCATCGCCGTCGACATACGCGGGGTCAACAAGCGTTACACCACGCAGGAGAACGCGGAAGTCACCGCACTGCATGACATCAACCTGCAGATCAAGGAGCATGATTTCATCTGCGTCGTCGGACGCTCCGGATGCGGCAAGACCACGTTGCTGAACATGCTGGCCGGATTCGAAAAGCCCTCCGACGGCGAAATCGTCGCCCAGGGACGCAAGGTCGACGGCCCCAGCCCGCGACGCGGCGTCGTATTCCAGAAACCACCGCTGTATCCTTGGCTCACCGTCCGCAAAAACGTGGAATTCGGCATGAGAATGCAGGGAGTCAAGCCTACGGAGCGCGCGCAGATCGCCGAGCACTATCTTGAGCTGGTCGGGCTGAAAGATGCCGCAGAACGACGTCCGTACGAGCTTTCCGGAGGCATGCAGCAGCGCGCGCAGATCGCCCGCGTGCTCGCCACGGATCCCGATGTGATTCTGATGGACGAGCCGTACGGCGCATTGGACGCCCTGACGCGCGAGCGCCTGCAGAACGAGCTGCTGCGCATCTGGGAGGAGAAAAAGAAAACCGTCTTCTTCATCACGCACAGCGTTGACGAGGCCATTTTCCTGGCTACCAGGGTGATTGTGATGAGCGCGCATCCCGGCACCATCAAAATGGACATCCCGATTGACATTCCTTGCGATCTGGATGATCCCGACAATATGGAGAAGATGCGCAAGCATCCGGATTTCGCCAAACTGCGCGAGCAAATCACCACCGCCATCTACGAGCAGGACGATCAGGATTAG
- a CDS encoding PucR family transcriptional regulator: MTVRLQELFDQARAQKHDITLIAGRAGLNQPVRWVHMVENEEIAGFLEGQEIAFTTGIGLDSQESLTELVASTYRCGASGIVVNVGPFIHQISPNAIRFCDEHDFPLFRVPWNEHMAQIMHQFSLSITLSEKYTLELGVALKNAIEWPANEELYLDTLEQNGFGKDWNYSVGVMDCVSTVPTAECALPHVADARIDMFRDALESLITQHQWQIAQFAMDHRIVMVFARYNADKISTITREMLSACMAIAHDDERMFIGIGKITKSARCIGKSYRQGLTLERLQKHRGKSETPFLYDDAGVDKLLLSVGDPEILRDYYNHTVGPLVEYDKVNNGDLTETLRNYLMFSGSIKETSERMYVHRNTVSYKLGKIQDILDVNLSDFAVRESLSIGLHVRELLDC, encoded by the coding sequence ATGACCGTTCGTTTGCAGGAGCTTTTCGACCAGGCCCGCGCGCAGAAGCATGACATCACGCTGATCGCCGGAAGAGCTGGCCTCAACCAGCCGGTGCGCTGGGTGCACATGGTCGAGAACGAGGAAATCGCGGGATTCCTCGAAGGCCAGGAGATCGCGTTCACCACCGGCATCGGTTTGGACAGCCAGGAAAGCCTCACCGAACTGGTGGCCAGCACCTACCGATGCGGCGCAAGCGGCATCGTGGTGAACGTCGGCCCGTTCATCCACCAGATCAGCCCCAACGCCATACGATTCTGCGACGAGCACGATTTCCCCCTGTTCCGCGTGCCGTGGAACGAGCATATGGCGCAGATCATGCACCAGTTCAGCCTGTCGATCACCCTGAGCGAGAAATACACCCTCGAACTGGGGGTCGCCCTGAAGAACGCCATCGAATGGCCGGCCAACGAGGAACTCTACCTGGACACGCTTGAGCAGAACGGCTTCGGCAAGGATTGGAACTACAGCGTCGGTGTGATGGATTGCGTGTCCACTGTGCCCACCGCCGAATGCGCGCTGCCGCATGTGGCGGACGCGCGCATCGATATGTTCCGCGACGCCCTCGAATCCCTGATCACGCAGCATCAGTGGCAGATCGCGCAATTCGCCATGGACCATCGGATAGTGATGGTGTTCGCCCGCTACAACGCCGACAAAATTTCGACGATCACACGTGAGATGCTGTCGGCATGCATGGCGATCGCGCATGACGACGAACGCATGTTCATCGGCATCGGCAAAATCACGAAATCGGCTCGCTGCATCGGCAAAAGCTATCGTCAGGGACTGACGTTGGAACGTCTGCAGAAGCATCGCGGCAAATCCGAAACGCCATTCCTTTACGACGACGCCGGAGTCGACAAGCTGCTGCTGTCCGTAGGCGACCCCGAGATATTGCGCGATTACTACAACCACACCGTCGGCCCGCTCGTCGAATACGACAAGGTCAACAATGGCGATTTGACCGAGACGTTGCGCAATTATCTGATGTTCAGCGGCAGCATCAAGGAGACCAGCGAGCGCATGTACGTGCATCGCAACACGGTGAGCTACAAGCTTGGGAAGATCCAGGACATCCTCGATGTGAATCTGTCGGATTTCGCGGTGCGTGAGTCCCTTTCGATAGGACTGCATGTCAGGGAGCTGCTGGACTGCTGA
- a CDS encoding aminotransferase class III-fold pyridoxal phosphate-dependent enzyme, which produces MEELTGEEVASLHSEYVMQSWHKQGGPVKPIKKADGIYFWDYDGKRYTDMSSLLVCSNLGHELPEIVDAIKEQADNMCFMAPAYASEPKSRLAKMLVDVADPDFYQRVFFTNGGADSNENAIKMARMVTGRPKIFSCYRSYHGSTIGASNASGDWRRFATELGGSAPGFVHFMNPNMYEDGYTRGVDDATVTADYLHRLDEQLQYEGPDSVAAILMESIVGANGVILPPEGYMEGVRALCDKYGILMICDEVMAGFGRTGKMFAWQNFDVKPDMFTFAKGVTCGYVPLGGVVVSKRISDYFTDHVLQCGLTYSGHTLACAAGVAAVNYYLEHDVCAHVKEMEGILKPFLESMVEKHKCVGEARCIGLFSALTIVKNKETRELMAPYHTPNSVMPQIMAKLMDLGFSTFGRETNINICPPLIITAEQLEEELPKLDKVLTWVDENLCD; this is translated from the coding sequence ATGGAAGAACTGACCGGCGAAGAGGTCGCATCCCTGCACAGCGAATACGTCATGCAGTCCTGGCACAAGCAGGGCGGCCCCGTCAAGCCCATCAAGAAGGCCGACGGCATCTATTTCTGGGATTACGACGGCAAGCGCTACACCGACATGTCCTCGCTGCTCGTATGCTCCAACCTCGGCCATGAGCTTCCCGAAATCGTGGATGCCATCAAGGAGCAGGCCGACAATATGTGCTTCATGGCTCCCGCCTACGCATCCGAACCGAAATCACGCCTGGCCAAGATGCTGGTCGACGTGGCCGACCCCGATTTCTACCAGCGTGTGTTCTTCACCAACGGCGGCGCCGATTCCAATGAGAACGCCATCAAAATGGCCCGCATGGTGACCGGCCGTCCGAAGATCTTCAGCTGTTACCGCAGCTACCACGGCTCCACCATCGGCGCCTCCAACGCATCCGGCGACTGGCGTCGTTTCGCCACCGAGCTGGGCGGCTCGGCTCCGGGCTTCGTGCATTTCATGAATCCGAACATGTATGAGGACGGCTATACCCGTGGCGTGGACGATGCCACCGTGACCGCCGACTATCTGCATCGCCTGGACGAGCAGCTGCAGTACGAGGGGCCGGACAGCGTCGCGGCGATTCTGATGGAAAGCATCGTCGGCGCCAATGGCGTGATCCTTCCGCCCGAAGGCTACATGGAAGGCGTGCGCGCGCTGTGCGATAAGTACGGCATCCTCATGATCTGCGATGAGGTCATGGCCGGCTTCGGGCGCACCGGCAAGATGTTCGCCTGGCAGAATTTCGACGTCAAGCCCGACATGTTCACCTTCGCCAAGGGTGTCACCTGCGGCTACGTGCCATTGGGCGGTGTGGTGGTCTCCAAGCGGATTTCCGACTATTTCACCGACCATGTGCTGCAGTGCGGGCTGACCTATTCCGGACATACGCTCGCCTGCGCCGCCGGCGTCGCCGCGGTCAACTACTACCTCGAGCATGACGTGTGCGCCCACGTCAAGGAGATGGAAGGCATTCTCAAGCCGTTCCTCGAAAGCATGGTGGAGAAGCACAAGTGCGTCGGCGAAGCCCGCTGCATCGGCTTGTTCTCCGCGCTCACCATCGTGAAGAACAAGGAGACGAGGGAACTCATGGCCCCGTACCACACGCCGAATTCCGTCATGCCGCAGATCATGGCGAAGCTCATGGATCTCGGATTCTCCACGTTCGGCCGCGAAACCAACATCAACATCTGCCCGCCGCTGATCATCACCGCCGAGCAACTGGAAGAGGAACTGCCGAAGCTCGACAAGGTGCTCACCTGGGTCGACGAGAACCTGTGCGACTAA
- a CDS encoding iron-containing alcohol dehydrogenase family protein has translation MEIKDIAEAMGLHDGIMVTPKFFVDSGEAQRLIDASDGAVSTVFTDFSPNPDVTEVDACAEIIRKNHCEFVVAMGGGSAMDVSKAAASICLTDDSIADYHGTGKAMPQKHLPIIALPTTAGTGSEVTCVSVLTNRKLGKKAPIVSDGFFPSVAIVDPELTYSVPPKITASTGMDVLSQAIEGFWSKGHQPICDSCAAHAAKLVFKYLPIAVAEPHNEEAREKMCEASVIAGLAFTLPKTTSSHACSFPLTNIHGIPHGEACGLTLDYFARINKDAQHGRVQEFARGIGFKDVDAMADAIHDLKVRIGMRTGLKDLNLTEEQIADLVRISRHPNLYNNPVEITDDMLDTMYHYLASTD, from the coding sequence ATGGAGATCAAGGACATCGCCGAAGCGATGGGGCTGCATGACGGCATCATGGTCACTCCGAAGTTCTTCGTCGATTCCGGCGAGGCGCAACGGCTGATCGATGCCAGCGACGGCGCGGTCTCCACCGTGTTCACCGACTTCTCTCCGAATCCGGACGTCACCGAAGTGGACGCCTGTGCCGAAATCATCAGGAAAAACCATTGCGAATTCGTCGTCGCCATGGGCGGCGGCAGCGCGATGGATGTTTCCAAGGCCGCGGCGAGCATCTGTCTGACCGACGATTCCATCGCCGACTACCATGGCACCGGCAAGGCGATGCCGCAGAAGCATCTGCCGATCATCGCACTGCCGACCACCGCCGGCACCGGCAGCGAAGTCACGTGCGTATCCGTGCTCACCAATCGCAAGCTCGGCAAAAAAGCGCCGATCGTGTCCGACGGTTTCTTTCCGAGCGTGGCCATTGTGGATCCGGAGCTGACCTACTCGGTGCCGCCGAAAATCACGGCAAGCACCGGCATGGACGTGCTCAGCCAGGCGATCGAAGGATTCTGGAGCAAAGGACACCAGCCGATCTGCGATTCATGCGCGGCGCATGCGGCCAAACTCGTTTTCAAATATCTGCCGATCGCCGTGGCCGAACCGCACAACGAGGAGGCGCGCGAGAAGATGTGTGAGGCGTCCGTGATCGCCGGTCTTGCCTTCACACTCCCCAAAACCACCTCCTCCCACGCGTGCTCGTTCCCTCTGACCAACATCCACGGCATTCCCCACGGCGAGGCATGCGGACTGACGCTCGACTACTTCGCACGCATCAACAAGGACGCGCAGCACGGGCGCGTGCAGGAGTTCGCCCGCGGGATCGGCTTCAAGGATGTGGACGCGATGGCCGATGCCATCCACGACCTCAAGGTGAGGATCGGCATGCGCACGGGACTGAAAGACCTCAATCTCACCGAGGAGCAGATCGCCGACCTGGTACGCATCAGCCGGCATCCGAACCTGTACAACAATCCCGTCGAGATCACGGACGACATGCTCGACACCATGTACCACTACCTGGCCAGCACCGACTGA
- a CDS encoding Hsp20/alpha crystallin family protein — protein sequence MAMFPALMNDTMFSDLFDDPFFEGWRNMDRAAAYDPNMSAGMMSTDVRETDKGYMVDIDMPGFKKDDISLDLQNGYLTVSAHRNSSHEDKDDNGRWLRRERYAGSCSRSFYVGEDVKDSDIHASYKDGTLCLEMPKPEAQQQVEARHQIAIEG from the coding sequence ATGGCAATGTTTCCGGCTTTGATGAATGACACGATGTTCTCCGACCTGTTCGACGATCCGTTCTTCGAGGGTTGGCGCAACATGGACCGCGCAGCCGCATACGATCCGAACATGTCCGCAGGCATGATGAGCACCGATGTGCGTGAGACCGACAAGGGCTACATGGTCGACATCGACATGCCTGGCTTCAAGAAGGACGACATTTCGCTGGACCTGCAGAACGGCTATCTGACCGTTTCCGCGCATCGCAACAGCTCGCACGAGGACAAGGACGACAACGGCCGCTGGCTGCGTCGCGAACGCTACGCCGGCTCTTGCTCTCGTAGCTTCTACGTTGGCGAGGACGTGAAGGATTCCGACATTCACGCCAGCTACAAGGACGGCACCCTGTGCCTGGAAATGCCGAAGCCCGAAGCGCAGCAGCAGGTTGAGGCCAGGCACCAGATCGCCATCGAAGGCTGA
- a CDS encoding response regulator transcription factor — MERIDKSVEHIGIVDNDVLTLSALSSYLTQQFGDKKILWRCTLGKKAAELCSNSQTRPQILLMDMSLSDADGVQICQEIRRTVDDMPILAITSFPLRRYAAAVAQAGVQGIVAKRNLRTIAAALECVVSGHVYLPYELAETMPDLHFELPVQAHRRIVAETLGGQAVKPVLSDRETAIIARYARGQTTLQVGECLGLSENTVKTYTKRAMAKLGAKTRGQAIALWLMQTMTHGV, encoded by the coding sequence GTGGAAAGAATTGACAAATCAGTTGAACATATAGGAATAGTCGACAATGATGTGTTGACGTTGAGTGCGTTGTCTAGCTATTTGACTCAACAATTTGGAGACAAGAAAATTTTATGGCGATGCACGCTTGGTAAAAAAGCTGCGGAATTATGTAGTAATTCGCAAACACGTCCCCAGATATTACTCATGGATATGTCATTATCTGATGCCGATGGCGTGCAGATTTGCCAGGAGATTCGGCGTACTGTTGACGATATGCCGATTTTGGCGATTACTTCTTTTCCGTTGCGCCGATATGCTGCTGCGGTGGCTCAGGCTGGAGTGCAAGGCATTGTCGCGAAACGAAATTTGCGCACTATTGCCGCTGCTCTCGAATGCGTTGTATCTGGACACGTTTATCTGCCGTATGAGTTAGCGGAAACCATGCCGGATCTGCATTTTGAGTTGCCAGTACAGGCGCATCGTAGGATCGTGGCAGAGACTCTTGGCGGGCAGGCCGTGAAACCAGTTTTGTCCGATCGGGAAACGGCGATTATAGCCAGGTATGCGCGAGGGCAGACCACACTTCAAGTGGGGGAATGCTTAGGATTATCGGAGAACACTGTCAAGACTTATACCAAGCGTGCCATGGCGAAGCTTGGGGCGAAAACGCGAGGTCAGGCAATAGCCCTCTGGCTGATGCAAACCATGACGCATGGTGTGTGA
- a CDS encoding ATP-binding protein has product MAHEYGKETLSKEFKSDIKGLPDSELVEAVVALANTDGGRVYLGVEDDGTPTGAQRKHQDPIGLAAMIANRTVPPVSVRAQLVGDDITVIQVDVPKSHSVVSTRSGKILRRMMKVDGTPESAPMYPYEIVTRLSDLGKLDYSAQPVPEATREDFDPLERDRLRRIIATYQSSDRNLLELSDENLEKSLQLTVSANGNITPTLTGLLLIGREESLQRLVPTNEAAFQVLVGTDIKVNKTYRGPLLKTIEQIAESFAPWNPGTELNVGLFSSMVPEFDERAFREALVNAFGHRDYSVLGRVRVSVDDAGLTIANPGGFVEGINIHNLLTAEPHGRNPCLMDALKRTGLAERTGRGIDRIFEGALNYGRPLPDYSRSNGNGVSVLLPRSAPDKAFVELLAEERERSGKSMSLDGLLILDKLKRERRCSFDALSDSLDMSNQRLRTVLGQLTESGLVESAGSGTRRTYTLGAKVYRRSGKMVEYVRQSGIDKVRYPELIIKLMREQKTVSKNDVMELLHLDGNQAYYQLRKLVKEGRAKKVGSGRNARYTAI; this is encoded by the coding sequence ATGGCGCATGAATACGGTAAAGAAACCCTGTCCAAAGAATTCAAAAGTGACATCAAGGGCTTGCCCGATTCCGAATTAGTGGAAGCCGTTGTCGCCCTAGCCAATACAGACGGCGGACGCGTATATTTGGGAGTCGAAGACGATGGCACTCCGACCGGTGCACAGCGTAAGCATCAGGACCCCATCGGCCTGGCGGCAATGATCGCCAACAGAACCGTGCCTCCGGTATCGGTTCGCGCGCAATTAGTCGGAGATGACATCACCGTCATCCAAGTCGACGTGCCTAAGTCACACAGCGTGGTGTCAACCAGATCAGGGAAAATCCTCCGCCGCATGATGAAAGTGGACGGCACGCCTGAGAGCGCGCCCATGTATCCGTATGAAATCGTCACCCGTCTTTCCGATCTAGGCAAGCTCGACTACTCCGCCCAGCCGGTTCCGGAAGCCACAAGGGAGGATTTCGATCCGCTGGAACGAGACCGGCTGCGTAGAATCATTGCTACTTATCAATCCAGCGACCGAAATCTGCTGGAGCTCTCAGACGAGAATCTGGAAAAATCTCTGCAACTCACCGTGTCAGCAAACGGGAATATAACACCGACCTTGACGGGACTGCTGCTCATCGGCCGCGAGGAATCATTGCAACGCCTCGTCCCAACAAACGAAGCAGCGTTCCAAGTCCTTGTAGGCACCGACATCAAGGTGAACAAGACATATCGTGGTCCACTGCTCAAAACCATAGAGCAAATAGCGGAGTCATTCGCCCCTTGGAATCCAGGAACGGAATTGAATGTAGGACTGTTCTCTTCGATGGTGCCCGAATTCGACGAGAGAGCTTTCAGGGAGGCTTTGGTGAACGCATTCGGGCACAGAGACTATTCAGTTCTCGGACGGGTACGAGTATCAGTGGATGACGCAGGACTAACCATTGCCAATCCCGGCGGATTCGTGGAAGGTATCAACATCCACAACTTACTTACCGCGGAACCACACGGACGCAACCCATGCCTCATGGACGCACTAAAACGAACAGGCCTTGCCGAAAGAACCGGACGCGGAATCGACCGTATCTTTGAGGGAGCCCTGAACTATGGCCGTCCCCTGCCTGACTATTCAAGATCCAACGGAAACGGAGTATCGGTTCTCCTGCCCAGGAGCGCGCCTGACAAAGCGTTCGTGGAGCTACTGGCCGAGGAGCGCGAACGCAGCGGCAAATCCATGTCCCTCGACGGACTGCTCATTCTGGATAAGCTCAAACGAGAAAGACGCTGTAGCTTTGACGCACTGTCGGATTCTCTCGACATGAGCAATCAGCGCCTGCGCACTGTATTGGGGCAGCTGACGGAATCTGGACTCGTAGAAAGCGCCGGTTCCGGCACCCGCCGCACGTACACGCTGGGAGCAAAAGTGTATCGACGCAGCGGCAAGATGGTGGAATACGTCAGACAGTCAGGCATCGATAAAGTGCGCTATCCCGAATTGATCATCAAGCTAATGCGCGAGCAAAAAACCGTAAGCAAAAACGATGTGATGGAGTTGCTGCACCTTGATGGGAATCAGGCGTACTACCAACTACGGAAACTCGTCAAAGAAGGTCGTGCCAAAAAGGTAGGGAGCGGTCGCAACGCGCGATATACAGCAATATGA
- a CDS encoding ABC transporter permease, giving the protein MKRLLATIRKGSRTIQALLSLVLLLVLWWGATAAGLVNPLYLPSPQSVWSAFVEANSCRPQSPGSSRIICGEQQYFLWQHLVVSLERIGIGMLLAIIVGMLVGFLLAEVEWLNRIVLPYINFIRALPPLGYIGLLIVWFGIGDTTKIWLLFLAAFPPIVLATLEGIQGVNKDRANSALSLGASRFKAFLFVIFPSALPSIMNGIRLAVGFAWTTVVAAELNNGIPGIGALAYLSGTELNTSLTIACIFVIGIAALLLDGLIVLITKLVTPWVGKD; this is encoded by the coding sequence ATGAAACGCTTACTGGCAACCATTCGTAAAGGATCACGCACCATTCAGGCATTGCTCTCCTTGGTGCTGCTGCTCGTCCTATGGTGGGGCGCGACCGCGGCCGGCCTGGTCAATCCGCTGTATCTGCCATCGCCGCAATCGGTGTGGAGCGCATTCGTGGAAGCGAATTCCTGCCGTCCGCAATCCCCGGGATCAAGCCGCATCATCTGCGGCGAACAGCAATATTTCCTATGGCAGCATCTCGTGGTCAGCCTCGAACGCATCGGCATCGGCATGCTGCTGGCCATCATCGTCGGCATGCTGGTCGGATTCCTTCTGGCCGAAGTCGAATGGCTCAACCGCATCGTGCTGCCCTACATCAACTTCATCCGCGCGCTGCCGCCGCTCGGATACATCGGCCTGCTGATCGTCTGGTTCGGCATCGGCGACACCACCAAGATCTGGCTGCTATTCCTCGCCGCGTTCCCGCCCATCGTGCTCGCCACCCTGGAAGGCATCCAAGGAGTGAACAAGGACCGGGCCAATTCGGCGCTCTCACTGGGCGCAAGCCGTTTCAAGGCGTTCCTGTTCGTCATCTTTCCCAGCGCGCTGCCCTCCATCATGAACGGCATCCGACTGGCTGTCGGCTTCGCCTGGACCACCGTGGTGGCCGCCGAGCTCAACAACGGCATCCCCGGCATCGGCGCGCTCGCCTACCTGTCCGGCACCGAGCTGAACACCTCGCTCACCATCGCCTGCATCTTCGTCATCGGCATCGCGGCGCTGCTTCTGGACGGGCTGATCGTGCTCATCACCAAACTGGTCACACCGTGGGTCGGCAAGGACTGA
- a CDS encoding sulfite exporter TauE/SafE family protein, with product MNETLRDALFLVVLFVSNAIQAITGFAGTVLAMPASMLLIGTDEARVVLNMMALLSCLWLGIQHHRHIRWRELGIMIAFMAVGMVVGIAMYSLLPLAPLQKAYGLFIIAIAVKNLFRPSTSMPRHGTLIAILIGAGIVHGLFVSGGSLLVVYAAAVLKDKDEFRATVACVWVALNSVMGVQQITAGAWTTHAALLTLISIPPLIAAVFIGNALQKRISQTAFLKLTYVLLIVSGASILL from the coding sequence ATGAACGAGACACTTCGCGACGCGCTGTTTCTTGTGGTGCTGTTCGTTTCCAACGCGATCCAGGCGATCACCGGATTCGCGGGAACCGTGCTGGCGATGCCGGCCTCAATGCTGCTCATCGGCACGGATGAAGCACGTGTGGTGCTCAATATGATGGCGCTGCTATCCTGCCTATGGCTCGGCATCCAGCATCATCGCCATATCCGATGGCGTGAACTTGGCATCATGATCGCCTTCATGGCTGTCGGCATGGTCGTAGGCATTGCGATGTACAGCCTGCTGCCGCTTGCGCCGTTGCAAAAAGCATATGGCCTGTTCATCATCGCCATCGCCGTGAAGAATCTGTTCCGTCCGTCCACGTCCATGCCAAGACATGGAACGCTGATTGCGATTCTGATCGGCGCAGGCATCGTGCATGGACTGTTCGTTTCCGGCGGATCGCTACTGGTGGTGTATGCGGCAGCCGTGCTGAAGGACAAGGATGAATTCCGTGCCACGGTCGCCTGCGTGTGGGTGGCGCTCAATTCGGTGATGGGAGTCCAGCAGATCACAGCCGGCGCCTGGACGACACATGCGGCGCTGCTCACCCTCATCAGCATTCCGCCGCTTATCGCAGCCGTCTTCATCGGCAACGCGCTGCAGAAACGCATCAGTCAAACGGCGTTCCTGAAGCTGACCTACGTACTGCTCATCGTTTCCGGCGCGTCCATACTCCTATAA